CCATTCTTCGTCTATTTTTACTGCATCATTTATCTCCCATTATTTATCGTTTGACCATTGAAAATCATAGACTTCGAGCGACCTTGCACAACGGTCAATGAGCTCGAACAAAGATAACCAATCTTAATTGTCGACGCGTTATTAGATTGCGCATTTGTTGCACGTGTTATCTGTTCATCTTAACCTGGCGATTGCGGTATGTTTTGATCGCGAATGCtcttacatattaaataattacattgaataaaattttattttccactaaataataaaaagtagaaGAGCACAGTGAATTGTACGAACACGACAAAGCTCCGCACTATCGTTTGCGTCTACGAGCATGACCAGCCgcaaaaaagataaaaaaacgTCCTGTTTTCATGAATTCGGTAGCTGCACAAATTTTTATCTGCTGTGACGCAATTGCTACCCTAGACATTGAAATCGTTTAGAGCCTTGGGAATGATCTTCGCAAGAACGAGTAATAAGGAAACCAACATTACCGCAGAAGAACAGGCATGTCGGAGTCTGTATGGAAATCGAGAAACAGGGAAATTAATCGAGATTGATGAGAAGTCTGATTTGATCATGCACACCAGTAAACTAGGTCACGGTCACGAACCagattatacagggtgttcggTTTAGTAATCGCGGAGACGTCACAATTTTTTGCGAGATAAGGAGATGATGCGGCAGtaagaaagataaaataaacatgACTCAACGCGAGCGATTCAGGAGTTTATCGTTTATGCGTTTCTCATAAATAGTTGCATAAAAAAGGTCCTAGAATATATAACAGAATACACCTAcggtatgtgaaaaatgaaagcAGGTAAATTTTCATCCAACGTTTCGCGTTACGTACGCATTGTATTATTGGTAGAtcgaatgataaaaaaatattcggcGAATACTGGAAATCTGCAGAAAATCGAGGTGGTCGTGCGCCATTGATTTACGCAACGGAAAACAACGGTAATTTGGCAGCGTTCAAATAAACGTTAATTTGGTCAATAAGCAGGTGGTGCGCGTTCTGTTCGTCCGTGTCCAGCTTCACGTAACTTGTCACGGGATCCGTGAAAGGTGCTACTTAACCTCTTCCTGTTTTGTTTTCAAGTTTTCGCGCGAGCCAAGCAAAAGAATGATCCGCGTAATCagcgttaataattttattatccgaGTGTGTACGGAACGTGATTCGTTGAACGCGTCTTAATTAACCATCGCAGAAATCACGCTTCTTAATTGCCAGTTCCCTTTCGGTCGGTAATTACCGCGTGCAAGATATTTCTTGTTTGTTTCGCGGAACGAAGATCGAGAAAGTACAGTCGCGTATAGGTGGACGAGCGCAATTAATAACCAATCTCTTCACGAAGGATGAATCGTTCGAAGCTGATCGAGCCGACATCTGGCAGTGGCTCGTGGAACTGTCACGAAGGTAAACATAGTGTCGGAGATTTTCGATAAATCTAGTGACGAAGGATACCGAGAAGCGCCAATAGCGGGAAGGTTCGCtcgtataaattttcatcggtCACCTTGTGCTTAGGACAAACGTTTCCTGCGGAGAACTAGTCGCATCGATGAAACTGTATTCCTTGCCTTTACGCTGCCTACAGCGAGGTTTCGTAAGTAGCTTTCTTCTCTCGCGAAAGACGTCACCCGTCACCACAGCTGTTGAGTTGCGTTCCCTGCGCACACCAGGCGGCGACACTTTACCGGAAATCCGTTaacagatatttttcaaacgatgCCGGCTAACCAAAATCTCGGGGAGCTTTTAACTTTCGTAACGGCATTGAACGAACGAAACGGAAGCGGCATTTCGCTCACGGTTATGTTGTATCGGTCATTGTTCAATTGGGAGTTTCGCAGCCGCTCGACCCAATTATTTTGCAGCTGTCATTGTAGCATCACGACTAAACAACTTTTCTTTGCGGTGAAGCCGGTAGAGTTGCAACGGGGCCTAGACGCGACTACACTGAAGTACCTGAAACCGGAAGTCGTCCTTAGCGAGCAAAGTCGAAAATCATTCATCGAGAAGTTCCGTGATCGTAAGACCGCGAAGCAGTCGGAAGAGAAAGTAAACCGGGCCGCTGTCCTAGTGCCATTATGCAAACACGAGGGCGAGTTGGGATTCCTCTACACTCTGAGGTCCACAAAACTGACCTCGAATCGAGGCCAGGTCTCGTTCCCCGGCGGCATGTACGACGATAGCGACGCTAATCTTCAAGAGACCGCGTTGCGTGAGACTTGGGAGGAGCTCAATATTCCCAGAGAGAAGATCGACGTCTGGACTTCCGGTAACATGATCAACAAGAAGAACCTTCACGTGATGCCTGTGTTCGGGTATATCGGCGAGGTCGATCCGAAAAGCCTTCAGATCAATACCAACGAGGTGGAGGAAGCCTTCTTTCTTAGTTTAAGAAACCTATGCGACCTGTCCCTCTGCCGATACACCCAATTTCGAGAGAAATACTGTATGCCAGTTTATTTGGGCGGGAAACACCGCGTCTGGGGTTTCACCGCTATAGTAACACACATGGTTTTAAACGACCTTGTACCTGATGCTTATAAACACAAACTCGTGTTCGTACAACCCGTTATGCCGAAGATCAAAAACAAGATCAAAGAAAATGTTCGTCCGTCGTGAAATTCTTTACCGAACCATTGTACTTTAATATCCTCGACTGCCCTGCTACTATGACTATTGTAATTGATTGTATAAAGACTtgatgaaattgttgttatcGTTCTGTTTCTTTAAAACGTTTACGCTCTGCTACCTTGGATAACTTGTTTTAAGACAACGAAAGTAAAAAGCAAGAATAATACCTCGTAtccatgaaaatttcaaaacacCGTACAAATAGCTCTTCGGGGAATCGGTTTTGTAACTTCCAATTATTTCGCACTGTATTTGCGGAAAGGAACTGCGGCAGGAAACACTTTCACAACTGTTCACAACAACTGCGTTCTATTGTACCTGAGACCAGGTGTAGGAGTAGACTTGCCGCccgatatatttttctgtctctcgaAAGTGGAACTCTAGAGCGCCATTACCGTTTCTGTGTCGCACACGTCGTTAtcgatatttcagaaatttcagCGTTTTAGCAAGTTCCGAGTACTTCAATGGGATGGCACCACTTTCAGAAATGGCGCcacttttaatttcttgaagCATGTACTCCCCTCGTCAAGAATCGTATGGTGTTCTATAAATCAACTCTTCCCATATATACAGGAGAATCTcccgaatatttttgtactatGAAATCACTTTTGGTtgatcaatttcatattatttttcatacaagGGATGCTTATGACTAATTAAATAACTCATGAATCCATGGTTGAAAT
This sequence is a window from Augochlora pura isolate Apur16 chromosome 9, APUR_v2.2.1, whole genome shotgun sequence. Protein-coding genes within it:
- the LOC144475286 gene encoding mitochondrial coenzyme A diphosphatase NUDT8 yields the protein MKLYSLPLRCLQRGFPVELQRGLDATTLKYLKPEVVLSEQSRKSFIEKFRDRKTAKQSEEKVNRAAVLVPLCKHEGELGFLYTLRSTKLTSNRGQVSFPGGMYDDSDANLQETALRETWEELNIPREKIDVWTSGNMINKKNLHVMPVFGYIGEVDPKSLQINTNEVEEAFFLSLRNLCDLSLCRYTQFREKYCMPVYLGGKHRVWGFTAIVTHMVLNDLVPDAYKHKLVFVQPVMPKIKNKIKENVRPS